The genomic stretch AATTCTTACCAATGCAAATCAGAGCAGATTAAAAGATTTGGTAAGCGCAGATTTAGTACTTGATTTAACCGATTATATCGGGAATGAAAAGAATCTCCAGGAACGTATGGATGCTATCGAGAATACCAGTAAACTTGCAGAGAAAGATGGTCTTTGGGCAGTGCCCAGCCAGACCTCATTGTTATCACCAACAGAGCCAACAGAGGCAACTGATCCGACTTGTGCACCCAGTGTTCGTTGGGATTTATACGGTCAGGTTGGTTATCCTGCCATTAACACTTTAGAAGACTTATTACCAGTTCTTAAACAGATGCAGGAAAAAGCAGGGAAAAGTGACTCAGGTAAGAATGTTTATGCATTTTCCTTATTTCAGGACTGGGATGGAGATATCATGCAGAATGCCGGATCCTTTACCGCCGTATATGGCTATAACACACAGGGCTTTGCATTATATGATGTAGCCGGTAATGATATACAAAGCATGATTGATAGCAACTCACAGTATGTAAGAGCTTTGAAGTTCCTGTATGATGCCAACCAGATGGGATTAGTCGACCCTGAATCAACAACCCAGAACTTTGATTCCGTATCGGCTAAATTTACCGATGGTGCAGTACTTTATTCCTTATGGCCTTGGTTAGGCAACGGTACGTATAATACGGCAGATAACCTGGCTGCTGGTAAGGGTTTTGCTGATGTTACGATACAGGATGGTAAATATCTAAGCTTTGGAAACACACCATTAGGTGATAACTCCTTTGCAATTATGATTGGCAGCAAGGCAAAAGATCCTCAGAGATTAGCAGATTTTATTGACTGGTTATATTCCCCCGAAGGTGTTATGATGTCTGCCACCCAGACCGGTGGTAAATGTGGACCCGAAGGCTTGACTTGGGAAATGAAGGACGGAAAACCTGTATTCACAGAGTTTGGTAAAAAAGCATTCATAGAAATGGATCAGAAATTAGAAGTACCCGAGGAATGGGGTGGCGGTACCTGGAAAGACGGTATCTCAGCATTGAACTACAATGCCGTTGGTATTACGGAAATTAATAAAGAAACCGGTATAAATTACAACTATCAAAGATGGGAAGAATATGCTGATTTAACGGCAACTACTCTTTCAAAGGATTGGTCAGCACACAATGAGAATTATGCAACAGGCATAGAATACTACAAAGACAAGAACATGATTGCAGTAAATCCTGGTATACCTTTCTCTGGAGCTGACTACACAACAGATATCAGCGCAATTAAGGAACAATGCAAGCAAATTATCGTTCAGTATTCCTGGCAGATGGTATTTGCAAAGAATCAGGCTGAATTTGACAGCCTGTTAAAAGAGATGCAGGATACTGCACTGGGCTTAGGCTATGATCAGGTATATGCAGTTGACAAAAAAACTTGTGAAGACAGATACGCAGTAAATAAAGAGTTTTTAGCGAATAACCAATAATCGCACTTAATGCATGAATAAAAAAGGGCTGTTTCAAAACGAAGTAATACTTTCGTTTTGAGACAGCTTCCTTTTTCATATATTTACTATAGAATATCAAATAGTTTCTTTTCTAAATTCAACAGGGCTTATTCCTTTTAATTTTTTGAATTTATAGTGAAAGTAATTCACATTACTATATCCAACCTTGGTTGCAATCTCATACACCTTCAGATGCGTATCTTCCAATAGTTCCACAGAATGTTTGATTCTCACTTCATCCAGATAAGAATTAAAGCTCTGGTTCATCTTCTGGCTAAATAATTTACCCAAATAGGAACTGTTGTATCCAAATAAGGAGGCGATTGTTTCTAACTTCAATGGAGCGGAATAATTATGCTCAATATAATATAGAATATCATTAAAAATACTTTCATTTGAGCTGTTGCCAATGGCTCGGATAATCATTTCAAACTGTTCTGTAAAATACTGAATAATTTCGTACAAATAATACTTGTTTTCAATAATCTCAATAATAACAGAATTGTGTGCAAAAGGAATATCGACATGACTGTATTTATGCATTATGGTTTGTTTCGTTTGAAGAAAAATATCAGCCAGAAAGTGTTTGATGGTTATTACATCATCACCACTTTGGTATAGTAAGCCTTTTAGTTCCTGTAGTATTTCGGATAACATACGTTTGTTTATAGCCTGAATATAATTTACAATTTTATTGCTATAAGACTTTGATTTTTCATCACTTATGATGGATTGGTAGGAAGATATCTCAGGTAACACTTCATAGGATAAAACGTGCTGATTTTCAAAACAGAAAAATCGTCTGCTCATCAGCCGTCTGCAGTCCTCATAGGATAAATGTATATCAAAAAGGCCAGATACTGTTCTTCCATGTGTAAGAAAGATGGAATCAAGAGGAGAACCTTTCTGAGTACCATTTTCATAATGGTGCAGGCAGGTATTGAATTTGTTCAGAGCATGATTTCCTTTCAGCAGTATAATTTCCTGGTGATCCAGAGAGATATGCTCAAAGGAATTGTTTCCCTGGTTCGATACCTTAAGCAAATCTGCAAAACTGTAGGTTGTGAAAAAAGGTGTATAGCCTTCGTAAATTACAACCTGATAAATAGGAGCATATAATCCCATTTCTAAATAATTAATGGAACTATTCGGTTCGGTTCCCAGCATCAGGTCTTTCAGAACCGTTGACTTCGCTTTTATCAGATATTGATTCAGGGATTTTTCCTTTTCTCTGTTTTTTAATATCTTTTCTTTCACTGTTATTACTGCTTTTTCCAGAGCCTCCTCATCAATTGGTTTCGTCAGATAAAAGGAAACACCATAATGTAAGGCTGTTTGAGCGTATTTAAAATCAGAATAGCCACTTAATATAATAAAATCACCTTGAAATCCAGAGCTGCGTACCTGCTCAATTAACTCCGTTCCATCCATACCGGGCATTCGGATATCCAGCAGAACAAGATTTGGGTTATATTTTTTTATCTTTTCGATTGCTTCCTCCCCCGAAGCTGCGTCTCCACAGATGCAAAAACCGAGAGCATACCAATCAATAACATACTTGAGACCTTCTCTAACAATGGCCTCATCATCAACAATCAATACATCAAGCAATGTATATTCCATATGCCTATTCCTCCTTGATTACAATAGCAGGTATAATCAGGGTTACTGTTGTGCCCTCATTAAGCTGACTTGTAAAGGTGATACCGTATTCTGCTCCATAGAGAAGTTTAATCCTTTGATTGATGTTATACAGGCCAATACTTGAGGCAGAATCAAGGGAGGCAGAATTAATCCGGTTAGTTAGTTCCTTTAAGTCATCAGCATTCATACCCTTTCCGTTATCGGATATTTTTATGAAAAGCAGGTTATCTGCAGTTTTCGATATATTAATAATAATCTGGCCGTTGAGCAGGTTTCGTTCCAGACCATGTATAACGGCATTTTCAACGACCGGCTGTAATAAAAGAGGTAAAATCTTGTAATCATTTAAATCCATATCCTCAGAATATTGAATTGTATAATTTACTCTGTCACCGAAGCGTATCTTTTGTATCGATAAATATACCTCTACATACTCCAGTTCTTTTGCAAGGGTAGTTGAGTCGGTTCCGGTATTCTCCAAGACATAATGCATGGACTTGCCCAGAAGTTTTATGGAATTTATTACGTCCTTATTACCGGTAGACAATGCCTGCATACGTATTGTTTCCAAGGTATTATATAAAAAATGCGGATTGATCTGGCTTGCAAGCATCTTAAATTCCATTTGCTGTTGTTTATTTATAAGCTGCTGCTCTACAATCTGAGACTGATAAAATTTTGCTTCTTTTTCAGAAATCTTTTGAACCGTTGCTTTCAGGTCTTTGAAGATCTCAGCCAGTTCATCATCACCCTTAAATAATTTCATAATAAGATAATCACCCTGGCTAACCTGATGCATGGCATTTTTTAAGGTCTGTAAACGAGAATTAAAATAGGAAGAAAACAAAATTGTCAAAATAATTGGAAATAAGGTTGCTGTAATGAGTATAACGATATAAATCAAAGTAATCCTGTTGAGCCTGGAATATGCGTTTGGGTCCGAAACACAGATGTAAAACTT from Anaerocolumna sp. AGMB13020 encodes the following:
- a CDS encoding extracellular solute-binding protein, whose amino-acid sequence is MKKSRFTKSVLSAALCLTMLSSMLTGCSKGNNDNKTETPGGTETESAYKDFITVDVFDSQANFQGTQSGWFAKIVKDKFNMELNIIAPNVAGGGDTLYQTRSANGNLGDLILTNANQSRLKDLVSADLVLDLTDYIGNEKNLQERMDAIENTSKLAEKDGLWAVPSQTSLLSPTEPTEATDPTCAPSVRWDLYGQVGYPAINTLEDLLPVLKQMQEKAGKSDSGKNVYAFSLFQDWDGDIMQNAGSFTAVYGYNTQGFALYDVAGNDIQSMIDSNSQYVRALKFLYDANQMGLVDPESTTQNFDSVSAKFTDGAVLYSLWPWLGNGTYNTADNLAAGKGFADVTIQDGKYLSFGNTPLGDNSFAIMIGSKAKDPQRLADFIDWLYSPEGVMMSATQTGGKCGPEGLTWEMKDGKPVFTEFGKKAFIEMDQKLEVPEEWGGGTWKDGISALNYNAVGITEINKETGINYNYQRWEEYADLTATTLSKDWSAHNENYATGIEYYKDKNMIAVNPGIPFSGADYTTDISAIKEQCKQIIVQYSWQMVFAKNQAEFDSLLKEMQDTALGLGYDQVYAVDKKTCEDRYAVNKEFLANNQ
- a CDS encoding response regulator; translated protein: MEYTLLDVLIVDDEAIVREGLKYVIDWYALGFCICGDAASGEEAIEKIKKYNPNLVLLDIRMPGMDGTELIEQVRSSGFQGDFIILSGYSDFKYAQTALHYGVSFYLTKPIDEEALEKAVITVKEKILKNREKEKSLNQYLIKAKSTVLKDLMLGTEPNSSINYLEMGLYAPIYQVVIYEGYTPFFTTYSFADLLKVSNQGNNSFEHISLDHQEIILLKGNHALNKFNTCLHHYENGTQKGSPLDSIFLTHGRTVSGLFDIHLSYEDCRRLMSRRFFCFENQHVLSYEVLPEISSYQSIISDEKSKSYSNKIVNYIQAINKRMLSEILQELKGLLYQSGDDVITIKHFLADIFLQTKQTIMHKYSHVDIPFAHNSVIIEIIENKYYLYEIIQYFTEQFEMIIRAIGNSSNESIFNDILYYIEHNYSAPLKLETIASLFGYNSSYLGKLFSQKMNQSFNSYLDEVRIKHSVELLEDTHLKVYEIATKVGYSNVNYFHYKFKKLKGISPVEFRKETI
- a CDS encoding sensor histidine kinase translates to MKKPVMHFSKPKVRQQIIFICMLSTFIPLFFVGLFSIMQARMQMSEQYKSQVNAAALRINSTLFDITTSLYTSCDNLINSNYLRILLGSDYRISSEEHQYYKLASNALSTMHSTTAAIASIMIYTNNPNIPSDSHITTVDDYSSLPWRKQIVGNAVNSWQCLTGEDSWHNKVYELSIIRRIGINSTKYSAYLVLSIDANYLKNRLLSSEYTVMASVDNEPTFYASEKRWLQKLIPFPSELDNSYYKYTGPIMIDSKKQLANIVTFLPYKTYNKFYICVSDPNAYSRLNRITLIYIVILITATLFPIILTILFSSYFNSRLQTLKNAMHQVSQGDYLIMKLFKGDDELAEIFKDLKATVQKISEKEAKFYQSQIVEQQLINKQQQMEFKMLASQINPHFLYNTLETIRMQALSTGNKDVINSIKLLGKSMHYVLENTGTDSTTLAKELEYVEVYLSIQKIRFGDRVNYTIQYSEDMDLNDYKILPLLLQPVVENAVIHGLERNLLNGQIIINISKTADNLLFIKISDNGKGMNADDLKELTNRINSASLDSASSIGLYNINQRIKLLYGAEYGITFTSQLNEGTTVTLIIPAIVIKEE